The following proteins are encoded in a genomic region of Oncorhynchus keta strain PuntledgeMale-10-30-2019 chromosome 8, Oket_V2, whole genome shotgun sequence:
- the LOC118386976 gene encoding cdc42 effector protein 3-like, giving the protein MPLKNSLYLKSATMRWPRKQKRRELLSVNMISLPLGDFRHLSHIGLDAHGDTFGDLAAFHRTGSLILHSSQSHQDLYCKGTSPAPPKPPRLLSPEEMDAQSAEARTLPQAFRHNKCHSLPLLDDVEVVEHDGLYQREEVKQEQEEEGRLTMGPDGFELNAAPQQVPCPLVEASPVVEEDSSFALNLDLGPSILEDVLQVMDQLYQ; this is encoded by the coding sequence ATGCCTCTGAAGAATTCCCTGTACTTAAAATCGGCCACGATGCGCTGGCCCCGCAAGCAGAAGCGCCGTGAGCTTCTGTCAGTCAACATGATCAGCCTACCACTGGGCGACTTCCGTCACCTCTCCCACATCGGATTGGATGCCCACGGTGATACCTTCGGCGACCTCGCAGCCTTTCACCGGACTGGTAGTCTTATCCTCCACAGCTCTCAAAGCCACCAGGACCTCTACTGCAAAGGGACCTCCCCAGCACCACCCAAGCCCCCACGACTCCTCAGCCCAGAAGAGATGGATGCACAGTCCGCTGAAGCCAGAACCCTTCCCCAGGCTTTCAGGCACAATAAGTGCCACTCCCTGCCTTTACTGGATGATGTGGAGGTGGTGGAGCATGACGGGTTGTACCAACGAGAGGAGGTAAAGcaggagcaggaagaggagggaaggttAACTATGGGTCCGGATGGATTTGAATTGAATGCGGCCCCCCAGCAGGTTCCTTGTCCCCTAGTGGAGGCCTCTCCAGTGGTCGAGGAAGACTCATCTTTTGCCCTGAACCTTGACCTGGGGCCATCCATACTAGAAGATGTCCTGCAGGTGATGGACCAGCTTTACCAGTGA
- the LOC118386978 gene encoding inverted formin-2-like isoform X35, with product MAAKASKGKWGALKEHLTSSPPDRDAHLEANLENSVPELCIRLLQVPTVVNYSGVRRRLEGSDQEWMVQFLELNGLDLLMEALERLSGRGCARIADALLQLTCVACVKAVMNSSAGLHFILDNEGYVRTLSQALDTSNTMVKMQVFELLAALTLFNPQGHHLAMDALEHYKSVNMQQYRFSVIMNELHATDNVPYMVVLMSVVNVIIFGVEDLRKRDKLRKEFIGLQLLQLLPKLR from the exons ATGGCAGCAAAGGCATCGAAAGGGAAGTGGGGGGCCCTGAAGGAGCACCTGACCAGCAGCCCCCCCGACCGAGATGCTCACCTTGAGGCCAACTTGGAGAACTCAGTTCCAGAGCTATGCATACGACTGCTACAGGTACCCACAGTGGTCAACTACTCAGGGGTGCGGAGGCGTCTAGAGGGGAGTGACCAGGAATGGATGGTGCAGTTCCTGGAACTCAATGGACTGGATCTGCTGATGGAGGCCCTGGAGAGGCTGTCTGGCCGGGGTTGTGCCCGCATCGCTGACGCCCTCCTCCAGCTCACTTGTGTGGCCTGTGTGAAGGCAGTGATGAACTCCTCAGCTGGGCTGCACTTTATACTGGACAATGAGGGATACGTCAGGACCCTGTCACAAG CCCTGGACACATCCAACACCATGGTAAAGATGCAGGTGTTTGAGCTGCTGGCGGCCCTCACCTTGTTTAACCCACAGGGACACCACCTGGCCATGGATGCCCTGGAGCACTATAAA AGTGTGAATATGCAGCAGTACCGCTTCAGCGTCATCATGAATGAGCTGCATGCGACTGACAATGTTCCGTACATGGTCGTCCTCATGAGTGTGGTCAACGTGATCATCTTCGGGGTAGAGGACCTGCGGAAAAGGGACAAACTACGCAAAGAGTTCATCG